A window from Telopea speciosissima isolate NSW1024214 ecotype Mountain lineage chromosome 8, Tspe_v1, whole genome shotgun sequence encodes these proteins:
- the LOC122672128 gene encoding uncharacterized protein LOC122672128 — protein MLARKEEENLAARASTSRSHKWDHIPDVVWNRIWSIQSLPKIKALLWRSCNEALATGAGLQARHVNIDPSCSKCGFQPENGDHILFDCPFARNVWFGSPLQFSPPERPSLVDWIYSWNVWFKQDKKMAREAISKASFICWYLWRARNEQVFNGKTWDPSDVLQMADKAFVEFSNAVRFSGGASNSSSVGLGNDSSHRCSFWTPLPMGSVKANCDAAFTAETSRGGLGIIFRDHSGALVKARSIPIVLGSIIQGELLAIRDALLLALELGYDNLVVESDSLDAILFVEGSKSPGWEVEDLVVDVTTLRTSFSSVIFSFVPRAMNCVSDALARKALSIGYMTDWPNSIRWLQDLCVIDATGCTHPSHQ, from the coding sequence ATGCTTGctaggaaggaggaggagaacctTGCTGCGAGGGCTTCCACGTCTAGAAGCCATAAATGGGATCATATCCCTGATGTAGTTTGGAATAGAATCTGGTCTATTCAATCCCTTCCTAAAATCAAAGCTTTGCTGTGGCGCTCTTGTAATGAAGCTTTGGCTACTGGAGCGGGGCTTCAGGCTCGTCATGTGAACATCGATCCAAGCTGTTCTAAATGTGGTTTTCAGCCTGAAAATGGTGACCATATTCTCTTCGATTGCCCCTTTGCTCGAAATGTTTGGTTCGGTAGTCCTCTTCAATTCTCTCCTCCTGAAAGGCCGAGCTTGGTGGATTGGATTTATAGCTGGAATGTTTGGTTCAAGCAAGATAAAAAGATGGCTCGAGAAGCTATCTCTAAAGCTTCTTTCATTTGTTGGTACCTTTGGCGTGCCCGAAATGAGCAGGTGTTTAATGGCAAGACTTGGGATCCATCAGATGTGCTTCAAATGGCTGACAAAGCTTTCGTGGAGTTTTCTAATGCTGTCCGATTTTCAGGGGGTGCTTCAAACTCCTCTTCGGTTGGCTTGGGGAACGATAGTTCTCATCGATGTTCTTTTTGGACTCCCCTGCCAATGGGCTCGGTTAAAGCAAACTGTGATGCGGCTTTCACTGCTGAGACAAGTAGGGGAGGACTGGGAATTATTTTTAGAGACCATTCTGGTGCTTTGGTTAAGGCTCGTTCCATCCCTATTGTTCTTGGTTCGATCATCCAGGGAGAACTGTTGGCGATTCGTGATGCTCTACTTTTGGCTTTAGAGCTGGGATATGATAATCTTGTGGTGGAATCGGATAGCTTGGATGCTATTCTTTTTGTTGAGGGGTCAAAGTCCCCAGGGTGGGAAGTGGAGGACTTAGTAGTGGACGTGACTACGCTAAGGActtctttttcctctgttatcttctcttttgttcctAGGGCTATGAACTGTGTCTCGGATGCTCTAGCAAGGAAGGCGCTGTCTATTGGGTACATGACAGATTGGCCAAACTCCATTCGGTGGCTTCAGGACCTTTGTGTGATTGATGCCACTGGTTGTACTCACccctctcatcaataa
- the LOC122672129 gene encoding uncharacterized protein LOC122672129, producing MDDEGTEEEDTLIVDDELEDLIEHSESLTLVGRILAGRRYRKQAVTEALINAWNTSAPVIVSPLRVDTYLFKFEHPMDLTNVLNETPWSVAGNLIVLERWKASKNWTFDYTEIWVQLHDIPTELHDHGLVAKLVCKVGEVSRLLFISGVRGGQKLSYFRARIRMDITKPLKKFLKIKRRSGVDHMVDLRYERLPLFSLFCGRIGHDEPRCGVAFEVKRIIGYCMDVIELPPVRNS from the coding sequence ATGGACGATGAAGGGACTGAAGAGGAGGATACCCTAATAGTAGATGATGAGTTGGAAGACTTGATAGAACACAGTGAATCTCTCACTTTAGTTGGGCGTATTCTAGCAGGAAGGCGATACCGAAAGCAAGCGGTTACAGAGGCTTTGATCAATGCCTGGAACACTTCTGCTCCAGTTATTGTTTCACCACTGCGTGTGGATACCTATTTGTTCAAGTTTGAACACCCTATGGATCTGACTAATGTCCTTAATGAAACACCCTGGTCAGTTGCAGGGAATCTAATAGTTCTGGAGCGATGGAAGGCGTCAAAGAATTGGACTTTCGACTACACGGAGATATGGGTTCAACTACATGATATTCCAACAGAACTGCACGATCATGGCTTGGTTGCAAAGTTGGTCTGTAAGGTGGGAGAGGTGTCCAGATTGCTCTTCATTAGTGGAGTTAGAGGAGGACAAAAGTTATCCTATTTTCGTGCTCGCATTAGAATGGATATCACTAAACCTTTGAAGAAATTTCTGAAGATtaagagaagaagtggggttGATCACATGGTGGATTTAAGATATGAAAGGTTGCCTTTATTCTCGCTATTTTGTGGTAGGATTGGTCACGATGAACCGAGGTGCGGGGTGGCGTTCGAGGTGAAGAGAATCATAGGTTACTGCATGGATGTGATCGAACTTCCCCCTGTCCGGAATTCTTGA
- the LOC122672130 gene encoding cytochrome c-type biogenesis CcmH-like mitochondrial protein, with protein sequence MESEEDAVKKARMVEARARNISHNVRCTECGSQSIEDSHADIAILLRKLIREEVRAGKTDKDIYKKLEEDFGETVLYAPHFDLQTAALWLSPFLVAGAAAGVWAYQKHRQRTNVNIKALNLVRGVPLTPKDVELLTPPSSHGKKWWRQ encoded by the exons ATGGAGAGTGAAGAGGATGCAGTGAAGAAGGCACGGATGGTGGAAGCTCGGGCTAGGAACATTAGCCATAACGTCCGTTGCACCGAGTGTGGGAGCCAGTCCATTGAAGACTCACATGCAGATATTGCTATCCTACTCAGGAAG TTGATCCGTGAAGAAGTTCGAGCTGGCAAAACTGATAAAGATATCTATAAAAAGCTTGAAGAGGATTTTGGGGAGACTGTTCTCTATGCACCACATTTTGATCTTCAGACTGCAGCTTTGTGGCTTTCACCG TTTTTGGTTGCAGGTGCAGCTGCAGGAGTATGGGCTTATCAAAAGCACAGACAAAGGACTAATGTTAACATCAAGGCATTGAACCTTGTTAGAGGTGTTCCATTGACCCCCAAAGATGTAGAGCTTCTGACACCTCCTTCATCACATGGAAAGAAATGGTGGAGGCAATGA
- the LOC122671238 gene encoding rac-like GTP-binding protein ARAC7 isoform X2, whose translation MSASKFIKCVTVGDGAVGKTCMLICYTSNKFPTDYVPTVFDNFSANVAVDGNIVNLGLWDTAGQEDYSRLRPLSYRGADIFVLAFSLLSRASYENVLKKWMPELRRFAPNVPIILVGTKLDLRDDRGYLADHMGSGAITSAQGEELRKQIGAAAYIECSSKTQQNIKAVFDTAIKVVLQPPRRKEIAKKRKRRSYGGSIVSCITCGGCAAY comes from the exons ATGAGTGCTTCCAAGTTCATCAAGTGTGTCACTGTGGGAGATGGAGCAGTTGGAAAGACATGTATGCTCATCTGTTATACCAGCAACAAGTTCCCTACT GATTATGTACCTACTGTATTTGACAACTTCAGTGCTAATGTGGCTGTGGATGGGAATATTGTCAATTTGGGACTATGGGATACTGCTG GTCAGGAAGATTATAGCAGGTTAAGGCCACTAAGTTACAGAGGAGCAGACATTTTTGTTCTGGCTTTCTCCTTGCTCAGCAGGGCAAGTTATGAAAATGTTCTCAAGAAG TGGATGCCTGAACTTCGTCGATTTGCACCAAATGTTCCTATTATTCTTGTGGGGACAAAATTAG atCTTCGCGATGACAGAGGATATCTGGCTGACCATATGGGCTCCGGTGCAATAACATCTGCTCAA GGAGAGGAACTAAGGAAACAAATTGGAGCAGCAGCTTATATCGAGTGTAGCTCTAAAACTCAACAG AATATCAAAGCTGTTTTTGATACCGCAATCAAAGTTGTGCTTCAGCCACCAAGGAGGAAGGAGATAGCAAAGAAGAGGAAACGTAGAAGTTATGGTGGCTCAATTGT GAGCTGCATTACTTGTGGAGGCTGTGCTGCTTATTAG
- the LOC122671238 gene encoding rac-like GTP-binding protein ARAC7 isoform X1 — protein MSASKFIKCVTVGDGAVGKTCMLICYTSNKFPTDYVPTVFDNFSANVAVDGNIVNLGLWDTAGQEDYSRLRPLSYRGADIFVLAFSLLSRASYENVLKKWMPELRRFAPNVPIILVGTKLDLRDDRGYLADHMGSGAITSAQGEELRKQIGAAAYIECSSKTQQNIKAVFDTAIKVVLQPPRRKEIAKKRKRRSYGGSIVRSCITCGGCAAY, from the exons ATGAGTGCTTCCAAGTTCATCAAGTGTGTCACTGTGGGAGATGGAGCAGTTGGAAAGACATGTATGCTCATCTGTTATACCAGCAACAAGTTCCCTACT GATTATGTACCTACTGTATTTGACAACTTCAGTGCTAATGTGGCTGTGGATGGGAATATTGTCAATTTGGGACTATGGGATACTGCTG GTCAGGAAGATTATAGCAGGTTAAGGCCACTAAGTTACAGAGGAGCAGACATTTTTGTTCTGGCTTTCTCCTTGCTCAGCAGGGCAAGTTATGAAAATGTTCTCAAGAAG TGGATGCCTGAACTTCGTCGATTTGCACCAAATGTTCCTATTATTCTTGTGGGGACAAAATTAG atCTTCGCGATGACAGAGGATATCTGGCTGACCATATGGGCTCCGGTGCAATAACATCTGCTCAA GGAGAGGAACTAAGGAAACAAATTGGAGCAGCAGCTTATATCGAGTGTAGCTCTAAAACTCAACAG AATATCAAAGCTGTTTTTGATACCGCAATCAAAGTTGTGCTTCAGCCACCAAGGAGGAAGGAGATAGCAAAGAAGAGGAAACGTAGAAGTTATGGTGGCTCAATTGT CAGGAGCTGCATTACTTGTGGAGGCTGTGCTGCTTATTAG